The nucleotide window ttttttttaatggaaaACGCAATTGATAATCATCTATACATCAAATGATGATATTGACAATTTCTAACTTACAATATGGGgaaaacatatattaaaaatacaaatataaaaaattgaaagaaagGAGATCATAATTACTTTACTCACCCTTTTATTTCGCTTTTGATAGTTAAACGGTGCATTAAACaagattattattttattgattaacaaaataaaataaaaatgtactTAACTTTTAGAGCTAATTATATCAATTACATTAAATTTCTAATGAATTTTCACCTCACTTTCATCTCACTCTAAGTGTGATCCTTTTGATCAACTATTTATCTCCTACCAAAATAAGCAACCAAATTCTACAACAATAACATCACCAATAGACATGTTCAACGAGGTAGGCTAAGCAACAATCATTAATATGTCGGGTTGGTGAACAACCCATTTGATCCGACCCATTAAAATTTAAGTAGaaattttctttgttaagtAATGTGTTGCCCTTGTATCTATATTCCCTTGATCATATATACTCTTCTGCTTTTTAAATTTGCTAAATTAATCTTAGAATTTGATACATTGTGATAGTTATATCGTGACAAATTCAAAAGCATAACAACTTTAAAAACAtagcaaaatttaaaaacacagaAGTATTCGCCTCAAACCAAGAAAAGCAACCAAGACAATAATAAAATCACCACCCACAAGCTACTTAGTCTTGTTGCTATAGATATATCTTGAGGTCCAGGTGGAGGGTTCCTGAAGTAATAAGGAAAATAAGGCATAATTGGATTAGGAGGAGGAGGAGCATTTCCATAGTACTCTCCACTTGGAGGGTAGTACCCTCCACTAGGTGGGTAGTAGTACCCTCCGCTAGGAGGGTTATAACCATAACTTGGTGGGGTGTATCCTGTTgaaggtggtggtggtggagagTAGTAGTAGCCAGGGCCACCGGATGGAGGATATGGCGGTGGTGGGCAGTTGGTGGTGGAGGATGGTGGTGAAGGCCGAGGAACAAACGGTGATGGTGGTGGTATAGGGTATGTAGAGCCTCCAATGGGTGGTGGAAGACAAGGGTATGGACACACATAAGGTGATGAGTCTTGCAGCGACTTTTGAGGAAATATTGTTAGTGTTATCACTAATAAGGTGATAAATGTGTTGAAAAATGATTTATTTGTCATAGTTTTTTGAAAACAATTAGGCAAAAAGAAGGTTTTAGATTGAATGGTAAGGAAGAGTTAATAAGTAATAGATAGGACTTGAGTAGGAAGGAAGAATTGGGAATTGAGTGTTACTTATAAGGAGGTGTGGAACATTAGATTTGGATAGGGAAcacttgaattattattgtttacTATGAAAGCAACATTGGAAATGATAACAAATTGTGCTAGTGTCAAAACTTTATTTGTATACTATCCATTAGGATTGTCAACTTTTTCACTTTTGTTCTTTTAAAAATTGGAGATAGTTTCttcacaaaaaaattataaaagtgaAATATGGTAGAAAAGTGGAGGTAATTTTTCATATTGTGATGATTTTTAAGATAATCAAGTCAATTGAAATGTAAATGATTCTAATATTAAAaatcttttaattaatattattcgcTTTTAACATTTTGTATCAGTTTAAAGTCATCTTATGATTTCGGTGAATATCTAGTTATGTAAAAACTATATCAACATGACTATTACGGCAATTGCGATTAAAATCACATATTTAAGCTATTTGTGATTCTGAGATAAAAATAATCTCTTACGTTACGAGCAAGAGATATCACTATATTGTATATGGTGAAAATCGGTGAAAATCGGCTCTCGATGACAGTGGAAGAAAGTGATTTTAAGTAAATCATATTGGTTAAATATATAAAGACAATAATATGGAAATATGACATAggtcattttcaattttttctttaatatattaGCAAAGATgataaattggtttatttactttaaaaagaAAACTTTGATGTCGAATGGCCAATTAAAGTTATGATTGAGAAGATAGAAAGTGAAGtgcaatataatattttatcattttcagtAAGATTAAGTGGGATgtaaaatatatgataatgaagtccttgattattaattatttattgtaGATTAGAATTATTTGGTATCTTCTTGGTAGTTAGGTGGTCTATCAATCATCTTTGGTGATCTCTTTCTGTTACTCCTACTCTATTTTTTGTATGTGACCAAGTCTTTTGTCAAATGTTGCAGACAAATTATGAAAGTATTACCTTTGTTGTGAATTAGGGCCGATTATATAAGAGCGTCTCATCGTAAAACGATTTAATATGGGTTggcttaatttttaatttcttaaaagttaatgaaaaagaACTGTTTTTTATTTAGGTAATTACTATGTAAGTTTGAATTTGGGCTACTTACATGTGTCCGTCCCACGGTGAGACAATcttatacaagacttgctgatGTGTCTCAAGCCCATCCAAAATGTTAGATGAACAacgctttaatatttaatagttaaAGAGCTATAAtgatatatttagtaattaggggtctataattaatattttgctcCGGACCTATCAAATCTCAGGATCAACACTACTTGTAACTAATAGTGATATATTATAAACATtacgaattaaaaaaatatcgatttgacaaataaataagtaaatgttAAGTCATGATTTAGGGTAGAACATTgactaaattaataataaatgtacatTTGTAAAAGAAGTTGGTAAAATATTCCCCTGATGCATGTTCAAGGACTAGTATTATCCTCACCTAAGCATTTAAAGACAAAAaagtaagttttaaaaaataatagtaacaacAAGAAAGTAGAGAGAAAGACATGGAAAATGAAGGGACATCCTTGGAATTGGAGGTATCTTATAATGCCCTACAAGATTTGGGATAAAGGAGCTCTAAGATTATTAGTATTATGAACTATTATTAggttattatttataaattgttgaaataaatatttcttgattgattatagttctaaaatttaattattccaATAATTGTTTCACATGCATGGAAGtatttaaataaagttatttggcaaaacatattgaagtatataatattgttagtaattttttctttcattgttagaaatttaaaaatgacGAAATAAACAGGTAGATGTCAATACCTTATATTAATGATTAAGACTTTTTGtaactatatatattgaatcaaTATCCACTAAATTTATACTCATATTTAGcacaactaaaataaatatattttaaaatccataaaatttaatttatacacaTGTCAATAAATTGCATAATTTGACTCAAATAATAGACCGGAAGTGTAGAAATTAGAAGAAAGTTGAAGTGGTAGGTACCCAATTATGGGCCACAGGAGTAAGTCGCGGGGCAAGTAATTGACGGAATaatcaaacaaaacagaaactgGCAAATGAATATTTATTGAACATAAATTCTCATTAAAAACAATTTTGATGTTAAACATTTTAAATTGAGTTAAatagtttaataaaataattaaaaacatttattttaaatataaatacacatttattttttatatttttactttttatatagaTCTGTCTCACAATTTAATTGATTGCGTATAAAATTTGTTGTTGATTATTGAATGGGGACATTCGAGGTAGATCTTCCTAGGTGCTATCTGTGGGCTTTTGTTACATAAACTTCTGGAAATCTGTTTTCATGTACCTCTTTGTGAACGTGATGTAGAAGTAcacttttaatgatttttaaagaTGTCGTTAAATGTAATTCTTAcgtttcaaaatacttgcacTAGACATATATTTCACAATTCAATGTGTTTGTCCACTCGTTTATATCTAGAGTTAtacataacaaaaaattataaaaaattaatattataaaactatGTAACAagacgaataaaataaaatctcatatgactatgttttttcttGTATAATAGCGAAATATGTAAATTACAATAGCATGTTGAATAGTGTAAAACttaaattgataaaattaaagtaatatGGAACGAAGGAAATATGTTGGGAGGGTAAACAGATTACACATTATATTCTTATTAAAAAAAGTTGCAGCGAGTATGACCTTTGGCTCGATAAAGGCACGCAACTTACAGgtatattttcattttgtctacAGGTATTGGCTTGCCTATTCCAactccaaaaaataaaattaattgcgcatgttgaattttttttctctttaagaTTTTTGGTGGGCTATTTAGAATAATGCAATTAGTATATAGCAagtatatattttcataaagtaaaattaatttatttgaaaaatatgaaaaatcaattatccaAACTGAAGTTATTAATCATACAAACTGAAGTTATTGAActgaaataaaatattctatgaGACTATCTCTTTCATGAGACTatctcttgtatgagactgtctcattgcaataatataaatcaattatCCAAAGTGAATGTTTTATTCAAGACTATTTAGCCTATTCTAAGATTTAGCCTATTAAAGATTATCTCATAATGAAActgtattaaaataaattattgtatgatgTGGATTCATCCTGAGACGCATTTTATAAATGAAGTATGTGTCACACCCAACCTAATATCTACCTGATTAGGCTAAGGTGCTAGTAAATGTACTTTAAATTTACACTTTAATAAATCTTTAAAATGCACTATAAATAAACTcaactttaataaataaattaatgtgaacttaaaatcaaatataaataagCTCAAAGGTACCTATAACCCCATAAAAGAATAAATCTCAAATGTTAAATCTTATTTCTTGTCTTAAAACCCAATAATTTGTCAACTATTAGTAAAATTCAATACTAAACTAAAGCTACTACAAATTCATATAATATATTACGCCATTTCCCGATATCCCCACTTATCAATCATCAGCTCCCGCAATTTACCTGCAATCTAAAATCAAAACGAAAAGGTGTCAACCACGGAAGGTTGAGCGAGTAGACACACCTCacgtaaaacattttttttacatttttcattAAAGCATGCTTTCACAAACAGGGAAAAGAGAATAACACAtaatattaaaacaacaatCCTAGACCTTCGTGCGCACTAAGTATCTAGTTGAGAGGATATTCCATAGCTCTAGAGTAGAGCTGTTCATGGGTGGGCTACCCGCCAAGCTCGACCCACCCGACTCGAAAAACGGACGGGCTTGAACaacgtttttcaaaaaaaaattaatttggacTGGTAACACCCGCTCGCCAAGATAAATGGGCAGGTAGTGACACCAAAAAAATACCTGCGGGTATACCCGCCCATccgcttagtttaatatattcataa belongs to Amaranthus tricolor cultivar Red isolate AtriRed21 chromosome 17, ASM2621246v1, whole genome shotgun sequence and includes:
- the LOC130804257 gene encoding uncharacterized protein LOC130804257, whose amino-acid sequence is MTNKSFFNTFITLLVITLTIFPQKSLQDSSPYVCPYPCLPPPIGGSTYPIPPPSPFVPRPSPPSSTTNCPPPPYPPSGGPGYYYSPPPPPSTGYTPPSYGYNPPSGGYYYPPSGGYYPPSGEYYGNAPPPPNPIMPYFPYYFRNPPPGPQDISIATRLSSLWVVILLLSWLLFLV